A region of the Dermatophagoides farinae isolate YC_2012a chromosome 7, ASM2471394v1, whole genome shotgun sequence genome:
tgatgaaagtAAGTTTACGATTTATGATTTTATGATggatcatttattttgtttcaacagTTGTCCATGAATCATTTCCATTGGTCAATTCTCGTACCGTATTGAAAGCATTGTTCGACAAGATCACTACGTTGCCTGATGATCAAATCCTAACATTATTGCGTTATGTTTTGGACAAACTAAATTCACGTGCCCTTTCATTTGAAGATCAAGTCGTTTTCATTCGACAAACATTATCACAAATTTATGAACGTAAAAAAAGCTATTCAGAAGCGGCCGAAATTCTTGAACCAATACCATTGGTGAATGGCCAAAAAGAATATCCGACagattttaaaattgaaatctatCTACGTATTGCTAAATTATATTTGGCCAATGGTGATAAAGAAAAAGCCGAAGGTTTCATCAATCGTGCCAGTATGTTACAATCGGATGTAAAAAATGAACAGCTCAAAATACAATATAAACTATGTTATGCTAATTGTATGGATTATAAAGGAAAATATTTGGATGCAGCTCAACGTTATATTGAAGtatcgaataaatttttcatcagtGAAGAAGAACGTTATGAAATATTGAACAATGCTATACTATGTACAATGTTAGCCAATGCTGGTAAACATCGTTCACGATTATTGGCCATCCTATTCAAAGATGAACGTTGTCAACATTTAccatcatttaaatttctAGAGAAAATGTATCTTGAAAAGATAATTAAAAAAGGTGATCTAGAATTATTTGCAACAATGATCAAACCACATCAACAAACAAGTCGATCAGATGATACATCTGTATTGGAACGTGCTATCATTGAACATAATCTATTATCGGTATCGAAACTATATAAAAGTATTACATTCAAAGAATTGGGAACATTGCTTGAAGTTGATTTGGttaaagtggaaaaaattgcCTCACAAATGATATTCGAAGATCGTATGAATGGACAGATTGATCAAATATCCAATACTATTGtatttgaacaaacaaatagtTTGATCACATTtgataaacaaattgaaacaatctGTTTTCAAGTCAATGATATTGTCGATtcaatacaacaaaaatatccaGGATGGATTGAAAAAAGTATTGAAATGTCTTAAAtgatagacaaaaaaaaattcatgtcattttcttttcttttcttttgtttcattcgtttatgacagaataataacaatttttcataataataataaattgattatattaaataataataaaattctaaaattCTAGCATTTAGATATTGTTATATACACGATTAACACCTTCTAATTCaccaatttcattgattgctTCAACAACTTGTTGAAATGATTGTTCCGATATTTCTGTCCGTACATATGGTATTAATTCGACaccattttcaatgacaacaaattgattggcataatttttttcaatatgcAATTTAACACGTGTATGTGAATATTGATCACCAACAAACATTAATAAtgtatcatcttcatcattaatgcGAACCTCTTCAGCATCGGCTTCTATAGCAATTTCTTCGGCTTTTTCCATATCAAAATTTGTATCAGCATTTACATTTTTCACACGTACAACACctttttcttcaaatgatgataatgccCGTCCTTCATCGGCAAAACcgaatccaatttttttcttcaatatttTACGAACTTCATTACGAAAATGATTTCTATTATCAACTTCGGCATCAATCactaataatgaattttcagGACCAATAATCtctaatttcaataaaaatgatttcttCTCCAATGCTCTTTTCACTGCTTTATCTATTGTAGAATTTGGCATATTAGCCTTACGACATTCTTGAATTACATCACCAAATTCTCGATTTAGATTCTGATCAGCACCACCTTGTTTTTGTACGGCCGTTCGAATTTTCACTATTAAACGATTGAATAATTgagatttttgttgatctTTCGAAGCTTTTATATGTTTAATATTTTGCCATTTTGAATGGCCAGCCCAGAATGTAGGcgtcaaatgaaaaaatctttgttgttgttgttgatggccACCGGTCTTGAATAGAATGGTCGACCTATACATTGAACAAGGACTACGACCATAAAGAAGACGAACAATTTGGTTTAATGTCATTATTGCTTTTGGATGGAGAATAGGATTCTGTTCAGGAAATTATGGAttttcaagagaaaaaagaaaattttaattttaacaTTATAATTTcgtcaatgaaaaaaaaaatgcaaaaataataaataacatGCAtgctttttttattaaatagAATCCATTTTAGCATGAATGGCTCGAACAAGTCGAAATGGTCTCtctataattttcatttcgaaaaCCATTGTTCTCCGTTTTTTTGTCACTTGTAGATTTACAATTTtacaataattgataattcatctttttttttggtaaatcATGTTTTACGTTCCAGAAATTTTGACCCAAAAAGGTCCATTAGCGATTGTATGGTTGGCAGCTCATtgtgataaaaaattaactAAATATCAGATTGTATCgtcaaatgttgatgatttaatctgtataataacatcatcaaacatgaAGATTTCTTTACGGACCACTTGTGATCTTATAATTGGCTTATCAAAATTGGTCAAATTAAagagtaaatttttttacattgaatCTAATCGTACAACAACGGCCATCCATATGATGGCCGGTCAAATTAGTGGCCGTGCCAAAACTAAATCCCGACAACGGGTAATTAATTTACCagatgatcaattttcaatcgatttaaaTCTGCCAGAAATTTATGAATTCATAGACATGAATCTACCAGCTCCTTCAACTTTGTTTCCACAATCATCTGTTCCTCTAGAACGTAGCGTATCAAGAGGTTCGATTACCATGCAGGAGATACCACCATTAACCGAAGATGAGCTTCGTTTGGAACAAGAGATTCATGATCGACTTTATGGTGATGTTAATTCGGTAGATTTCAACGAATTTTTTGACGATGTTTTACCGTCGCCACGTCCTCAGCAACAATCACCGCCTATTCCTATTgcttcaccatcatcaccagaaCTGATGCCGCCGCCATCGACAATCCCAATGGAAATAGAATCTTCTCATGTTGATGCTCAACAAATGGCTGATGATCACACAATGACCGGAATAGTAACACCACCGTTGCCTTTTTTTCAGCCTAGTCCTCCACAAGCTATTGAAAAAACTGCAGAGAATGGTAGAACAAAACGTCCTAAACCAGAACAGAATTTATCTTCAACCATTGAAAAACGACGCCGTACTGATACTATTCGTTCTGATCGTGATCATCTTGGTAGTTTAGAATTGCCCGTTTTAGATGATTCGTCAATACGACATAAACCACGAGCACGTCCAATTCGAACTAGACGTTTTCGtctcatcaatgattataataatatgattTCTGATAATACTATTCGGCAGAATATGCTTGAATCATATAATTGTTTAAATACATTGTCAAATGTTTTCATCCCGAGAAAGAAATTGTTTGATACTTGTGCTGATCTATTCAACCGGCCAGAAAGATCATTGGCTAAAGGTTttgcttttcattttcaaaatgctTGTCTTAATTCACAGCCAGAACCGGAAattctaacaacaacaattgaaagaatcaatggtgatgatcaagTTCCTGATATCGAAATGTCATCACATTTAAAtgaggatttttttcaagaaacgTTACCTGGaccaccactaccatcaATTGAAGAATTACCACCACAATTATCGCCATTACCATCAAttcatggtgatgattatgttcctccacaaattgattatgatcatggtGAAATTCCATTGGCCAGAGGCGAACATACTGGTACAGATAATTATTCAATGCCAATGCCAAGCATTCCAGAATTCTCTACAACTGATCGtacaattattgatgaaaaattcaacgaaACGTTAGATGATTTGTTTGCAACATCTGCAGATAATTTACAATTTGATCAGCTTAGAATTTATGATAATCGTAAACGTACGGCACTTTTGTATTTCTATaatctgttgttgatgaaaaatcgtGAATTAATCGACATGGaacaagaatcatcattggaacaATTTAATCCTATCTACATTTATCGTATTAATCGATCAGAAGcgatttaattttcatttttttttaaagatttttgtattttgtttaattttttttttaattttaaattttgtttcaataactatcaatattgaatcaatgtaaaattcaatttcatcataatttaatcaatcatttaataaaatttcaatcaaaatgaagattttgtttttttcacatcatcatcaacgggTATTATGCCCAAATTTTTTGCTATACATCGACATTTGATTAGAATTTCTTCTTGAACCAGATTGAATGACATTGCCAATAATGAAAGACCAATCATCATGTACATACAACAGATTATGAATCTAGTTGCACCACCATTTATTTGTGAATAACGTGCCGATCCAGGCACCAGATCACCAAAACCGATTGTAGTTAATgttgtgaaacaaaaatatgcaCCTTCAATTGGTGACCAATCTTCCCATAGATAAAACATAATTGTTCCTATGATAATATAACCAATGACAACCATAATTACTAAACAAATTGGAACACGatgttcttttttcttcggatatattgattgtattttatcatcatcatcatcatgattatttatAGTGGTGGTAGTtgttatcatttcatttttttgatggccATTGATaaacattgttgttttcatttgttgtggtaattgttgttttctttggATTTGTGAATGACTTTTTATTGAACCATGGCGGCAATCAGAACAGCAAAAATGTTTGTACATAAATCGAAATGCATTGGCCATCAGATTGCCTAGATTGGCTAAACATAAAAATGTAATCGGTATGCCAATGATGGCATAGAATATGGTAACTATACGTCCAAGATCGGTTTTACAAGTTAAATTTCCATAGCCTGTTCAATATGATCAAATgtgaatcattcatcattattataatattcagaaacaaaatcaaaatcttaCCAATCGTAGTGATTACAGTGACACTGTAAAGAAGTGCACTAGAAAATGACCATTGTTCAAcatcaattattgaatatcCATCTTTTTGTACGGCTTTTATGATTGTCTCTTCGAATCTCATGATACGTTCGAATGCCATTCGTTTCCAACGATCTGGATATACAATATTATTGGTGATTGTATAATTCCAAAGATcaaaaatacattttttccGTTCAAAATCCATTTTATTACGAATTTTATGTTCATTTCGTGATTCAATATGTACAAACATTGATGCACCGATACATGTATAGCagatgacaaaaaaacatagaCCAGTTGTTGAGAATAGATGAgcgaaaaatatttttagcaaataaatttttctttgaaaattctgacatatctgttgtttattttcatgtttcaatcgaaaattttcattaataaatgattgtaatgaataatgaatttttttgaatattgattttgaaacattatcatcattatcattattggatGATTTTGGCTCATCAACACAAAcgttatcaccatcatcatcatcatcatcatcatcgataatatcGATATAGTTTATTGTTTGATCATACTGATGTTCCATTCTGGTATGACGATTTttgcaaaatgaaatgaaaaatacaaaactgaatgaatgaattatcataatcaaatgaaatggaatggaatcactatgtaataataataataataatgaaatgttttgatcataaaaacaacacaacaaatgatccattttggatgaaatgtggtaacaacagcaacaacaacttcagtttttttatgatcattttttttattataatggatttcaatcaattttttttttgtatgaataataaaataaattattattatcgatgaatttgaacaaaGTGTTTACGTAAACGACAAAGTGACCGAATTAATATTCCATCGTTTTTCAGCTTCCAACACGGTATTTTGAAAAGTTGACATttcttgaatcaatttttttaccaaTTCTTGAACTTCTTTTGTATTAgaatataaattcaattgttttaaaGTATGTAAATCTTTTCGCATCATATTGGATAGATGAGAAATATGTTGTGCATCTTTTGTTGCAGTAGCATTTTCCAATGAACTAAGATAGCCAACATCTATACCGGATTGTTGAATTAATTGGTCAATTAAATCACTCAATTGAGGCATAGTTAAATCATTGCCTTGATCATATAGTTTAATAAGAAGCTGTATAAAAGTATTCATTTTATCCAAATCTTTGATTGTATAATCGACCAATTTTTGCATGAATGGATGATTAAGATATTGTTTATAGGATTTAGCACGTTTaattaatattttaaaataatcCAAAGATTCTGTCATTATGTTGTTATAAGCATTCAATTGGGTTTCTTTCAACCGTTGATGTGCTTGCTCATATTTGGCCACAGCTATTGTCAAGTAACTGtcaaatgttgaatttttatcttgaatgtctttttttgttgttttgaagaaaaaaaaacgataaataaCCAATTGTGAAGTTAGTTTTATtgtgaaatttatttaagAAATCAAACCTGTTGGAATAGAAAATGGTGAAACCATGTACGCTACGATGTAGCAAATAATCACCATGAAAAACATGGTCATATTAATGTTGCTTGATTTAGTCATAATTACGTCACGATCAAATcgatataaataataataaagataacGACGATTAGATGGTTTTGATTTATGGCCACTTTTAtactttttttaaaaaaaaaaatttccaattccaatcaatagtttccaaagaaaaatcaaaacatcaattctatttgaaacaaaaacacttgatgataaaaagtGATCGTTATGTAAATGTATGTAGGATGtgtatatttaaaaaaaatcgataatttatcgattcaattcttATGATATTGCAAccattttgataataataattaacactcaaacaaacaacagacATCTTCTATGTCaatgagatgatgatcacatgtgtggaaatgaaaaaaaattttgtatcTTAGATTGGACCAAATGGATCGATTTCAACAATATTATATCATATTTTATTGTAAACAAGATTAAGAATAATagaaatcattattaataatatagCCTTggattaaattaaaataatgtcagagaaaaaaaaatgattcattttatcgaagaaaaagaaaaatatcttgttgttggtgttgacATCGTTCTGTGTGTagaatgatcatgatgataatgtcgataataatcatcaccatagtattgtttttccatttcaaataGACGATCTTCAACAAATCGAACATAGATTAACATTCGATccaaattattttgatcaaatcgaTCGGAACGATGTTGATTAATAAAATCTATGTAGAGTTTAATAAcctgaatgaattcattaattttcgtCTGATCATTTCCTTCTTCATGATGTAGTTCAAGATAGCCATACATAGAACGTAATCGTTGTAATAGTTGTTCAAGTATTGGTGTAATTTGTTTACGTATCCATTCATTGGATTGATCATGAAAATCCCAACCAAATTCATCCAAAATATCTAGAGTTAAACGAAGTTGTTCACCATGTTTCCATAGTGTATCCGATGATCGTTCGACAAATAGACGAAATTCACGCATTTCATCTGAACGCATTATTCGATGCCTAATCTCTATCCAAATTCCAGTCACATCTATTCGTAATTGTATTAATTGTGTTTCTACTGTTCGCAGAATATGATTTGGATTGCTCGAATTTTGATGCGGATAATGTTGTCGTAATTTTGTTTCAGTTTTATTGGCCAATTCTTCACTTTGTCGTAATACACTTGTTAATATTTCTAACAATTCACGATATTGATCATCTGGTCTATTCGTAGTTCGATTATCCGGACGAGCAGTTGTTGTATAACGATTATCTATTatttcaaatagaaaaaaaaatcatctatTGAATGGTAGAAATGGTAGATCACTTACCATAATATCGCAAACGAATCCGAGAACAGGCCAATAATTGTGGATTTTGTCTTGAATCAgcattggaaaaatatttatctTCAAGAGTCAATTGATAGTTTAactaaataaaacaattagccatttatttgatcaattacaatgaataatttataattaccgcaaattgattcatataattgattgatttattaattctatatatatgattagCTTCAATAGGACATTTTTCGATATTATATTTACTTGGATTCTGGCATAGATCACCAACAATATTGGTAATATTTTTCGTACCGGATTGTAgaaatgtttcattattgaaaaatttacttGAAGTGGTTGCCGATGCAAATGTAAGATAATAAGTAATAGAATTTTTATCCACTATaacacattcatcattgctGGATAGTTGTTCATCACAGCCATCAACGTTTACTGAATAAACATTGTGAAGTCCTagataaatttaaaatttttatcaacatttcaatcatcaatatattaatttattaaGCTTACCACAATCttcataattcaaatttattccCATTACcgaatgataattgaatatGATCAAAATGGTGACCAGAATAATGGTAAAATAAAACGTTCGAAATGCCATTGTTTGTGAATACGTTATTGATTatcggcaaaaaaaaacgatgtcattggaatgatgatcaaaatataCTTTTTAAACCCGAAATAAATAAGAatcaagatttttgttttcgttcatATAGCTATATTGTCTTAAGATTTCTTTTATTAGAACACTTGACTTATTGCTACAGGTGATTATCAgcaaataaagaaaaacaatattaatcaatcaacatcattgaattagattcggagaaaaaataatattgataatacAAATGTAATCGAAAACAGTGTCATtgccaaacaacaac
Encoded here:
- the CSN4 gene encoding COP9 signalosome subunit 4, translated to MSNSNPILKQQIQACSHGNPKDFIENFCKILDSIFKDSGNDLLDNVKCFVDEIVHESFPLVNSRTVLKALFDKITTLPDDQILTLLRYVLDKLNSRALSFEDQVVFIRQTLSQIYERKKSYSEAAEILEPIPLVNGQKEYPTDFKIEIYLRIAKLYLANGDKEKAEGFINRASMLQSDVKNEQLKIQYKLCYANCMDYKGKYLDAAQRYIEVSNKFFISEEERYEILNNAILCTMLANAGKHRSRLLAILFKDERCQHLPSFKFLEKMYLEKIIKKGDLELFATMIKPHQQTSRSDDTSVLERAIIEHNLLSVSKLYKSITFKELGTLLEVDLVKVEKIASQMIFEDRMNGQIDQISNTIVFEQTNSLITFDKQIETICFQVNDIVDSIQQKYPGWIEKSIEMS
- the LOC124496562 gene encoding putative transcriptional regulatory protein Kole_1935 — its product is MTLNQIVRLLYGRSPCSMYRSTILFKTGGHQQQQQRFFHLTPTFWAGHSKWQNIKHIKASKDQQKSQLFNRLIVKIRTAVQKQGGADQNLNREFGDVIQECRKANMPNSTIDKAVKRALEKKSFLLKLEIIGPENSLLVIDAEVDNRNHFRNEVRKILKKKIGFGFADEGRALSSFEEKGVVRVKNVNADTNFDMEKAEEIAIEADAEEVRINDEDDTLLMFVGDQYSHTRVKLHIEKNYANQFVVIENGVELIPYVRTEISEQSFQQVVEAINEIGELEGVNRVYNNI
- the LOC124496388 gene encoding uncharacterized protein LOC124496388 produces the protein MFYVPEILTQKGPLAIVWLAAHCDKKLTKYQIVSSNVDDLICIITSSNMKISLRTTCDLIIGLSKLVKLKSKFFYIESNRTTTAIHMMAGQISGRAKTKSRQRVINLPDDQFSIDLNLPEIYEFIDMNLPAPSTLFPQSSVPLERSVSRGSITMQEIPPLTEDELRLEQEIHDRLYGDVNSVDFNEFFDDVLPSPRPQQQSPPIPIASPSSPELMPPPSTIPMEIESSHVDAQQMADDHTMTGIVTPPLPFFQPSPPQAIEKTAENGRTKRPKPEQNLSSTIEKRRRTDTIRSDRDHLGSLELPVLDDSSIRHKPRARPIRTRRFRLINDYNNMISDNTIRQNMLESYNCLNTLSNVFIPRKKLFDTCADLFNRPERSLAKGFAFHFQNACLNSQPEPEILTTTIERINGDDQVPDIEMSSHLNEDFFQETLPGPPLPSIEELPPQLSPLPSIHGDDYVPPQIDYDHGEIPLARGEHTGTDNYSMPMPSIPEFSTTDRTIIDEKFNETLDDLFATSADNLQFDQLRIYDNRKRTALLYFYNLLLMKNRELIDMEQESSLEQFNPIYIYRINRSEAI
- the LOC124497284 gene encoding potassium channel subfamily K member 18, translating into MDHLLCCFYDQNISLLLLLLHSDSIPFHLIMIIHSFSFVFFISFCKNRHTRMEHQYDQTINYIDIIDDDDDDDDGDNVCVDEPKSSNNDNDDNVSKSIFKKIHYSLQSFINENFRLKHENKQQICQNFQRKIYLLKIFFAHLFSTTGLCFFVICYTCIGASMFVHIESRNEHKIRNKMDFERKKCIFDLWNYTITNNIVYPDRWKRMAFERIMRFEETIIKAVQKDGYSIIDVEQWSFSSALLYSVTVITTIGYGNLTCKTDLGRIVTIFYAIIGIPITFLCLANLGNLMANAFRFMYKHFCCSDCRHGSIKSHSQIQRKQQLPQQMKTTMFINGHQKNEMITTTTTINNHDDDDDKIQSIYPKKKEHRVPICLVIMVVIGYIIIGTIMFYLWEDWSPIEGAYFCFTTLTTIGFGDLVPGSARYSQINGGATRFIICCMYMMIGLSLLAMSFNLVQEEILIKCRCIAKNLGIIPVDDDVKKTKSSF
- the LOC124497283 gene encoding uncharacterized protein LOC124497283 codes for the protein MTKSSNINMTMFFMVIICYIVAYMVSPFSIPTDIQDKNSTFDSYLTIAVAKYEQAHQRLKETQLNAYNNIMTESLDYFKILIKRAKSYKQYLNHPFMQKLVDYTIKDLDKMNTFIQLLIKLYDQGNDLTMPQLSDLIDQLIQQSGIDVGYLSSLENATATKDAQHISHLSNMMRKDLHTLKQLNLYSNTKEVQELVKKLIQEMSTFQNTVLEAEKRWNINSVTLSFT
- the LOC124496840 gene encoding uncharacterized protein LOC124496840, which translates into the protein MAFRTFYFTIILVTILIIFNYHSVMGINLNYEDCGLHNVYSVNVDGCDEQLSSNDECVIVDKNSITYYLTFASATTSSKFFNNETFLQSGTKNITNIVGDLCQNPSKYNIEKCPIEANHIYRINKSINYMNQFALNYQLTLEDKYFSNADSRQNPQLLACSRIRLRYYDNRYTTTARPDNRTTNRPDDQYRELLEILTSVLRQSEELANKTETKLRQHYPHQNSSNPNHILRTVETQLIQLRIDVTGIWIEIRHRIMRSDEMREFRLFVERSSDTLWKHGEQLRLTLDILDEFGWDFHDQSNEWIRKQITPILEQLLQRLRSMYGYLELHHEEGNDQTKINEFIQVIKLYIDFINQHRSDRFDQNNLDRMLIYVRFVEDRLFEMEKQYYGDDYYRHYHHDHSTHRTMSTPTTRYFSFSSIK